Proteins encoded by one window of Inmirania thermothiophila:
- a CDS encoding leucine zipper domain-containing protein codes for MVDEGRPGRVTAGACGVGPRTPCKRLRGFREEGPAGLVHRSLRPRRCPHPTDPALIRRAIALRRQRLGSRHAQNSASPGSPRHASSPAQASVASAIAPPHRPRGVRSAPPGLLPHLDIKKPGRLRRPGHRVTAACRHNPRALVGRMSTSPSTTVRASASPPSRPIRRHTVLVAS; via the coding sequence ATCGTCGACGAGGGTCGGCCCGGGCGTGTGACCGCTGGAGCCTGCGGGGTCGGCCCACGAACCCCCTGCAAGAGGCTGCGAGGCTTCCGCGAGGAAGGCCCCGCAGGACTTGTCCACCGCAGCTTGCGCCCCCGGCGCTGCCCCCACCCCACCGATCCGGCCCTCATCCGCCGCGCCATCGCCCTTCGCCGCCAGCGCCTCGGTTCTCGGCACGCCCAGAACTCGGCCTCTCCCGGATCACCGAGGCACGCGTCCTCGCCCGCGCAGGCCTCCGTCGCCTCAGCCATCGCTCCTCCACACCGCCCCCGAGGCGTTCGGTCTGCGCCCCCCGGCCTACTCCCGCACCTCGACATCAAGAAGCCCGGGCGCCTCCGCCGTCCGGGCCATCGCGTCACCGCCGCATGCCGCCACAACCCCCGGGCGCTCGTTGGGCGCATGTCCACGTCGCCCTCGACGACGGTACGCGCATCGGCTTCGCCCCCATCGCGCCCGATAAGGCGGCACACAGTTCTTGTCGCTTCCTGA
- a CDS encoding HAD-IC family P-type ATPase produces MGLIPLFDPPREDSREVIDTMREQGVRIKMITGDNAAIAREVGRLLGLPPRVVRARQLTGSGSQEILALVEALAAALYARLRGEVGRAEARRFAAEVMEEVRGLYDTTLLDREFIHTHESAIIEMIEEVDVFAEVVPEDKYRIVDALQKGGHIVGMTGDGVNDAPALRKADCGIAVAGATDAARAAADIVLTQPGLGVIAEAVREARTTFGRMRSYATFRIAETIRIVFFVALAILAFDFYPITAPMIVLLALLNDIPILAIAYDRTRMDPVPARWETARLLTVATVLGLTGVASSFLLFHLLQDRGLAQETIRTVLFLKLVISGHMTLYVTRAEGWFWSRPWPAPVLFWATLGTELAGTVIAAEGWLVAPIGWEAALWVWAYALAWFLVNDAVKVGVVRLLRRHAA; encoded by the coding sequence GTGGGCCTGATCCCGCTCTTCGACCCGCCGCGGGAGGACTCGCGCGAGGTGATCGACACCATGCGCGAGCAGGGCGTGCGCATCAAGATGATCACGGGCGACAACGCCGCCATCGCCCGCGAGGTGGGGCGTCTGCTGGGGCTGCCGCCGCGGGTGGTGCGCGCCCGCCAGCTCACCGGCTCGGGCAGCCAGGAGATCCTCGCCCTCGTCGAGGCCCTCGCCGCCGCCCTCTACGCCCGGCTGCGCGGCGAGGTGGGCCGCGCCGAGGCGCGCCGCTTCGCCGCCGAGGTCATGGAGGAGGTGCGCGGGCTCTACGACACCACGCTCCTGGACCGCGAGTTCATCCACACCCACGAGTCGGCCATCATCGAGATGATCGAGGAGGTGGACGTCTTCGCGGAGGTGGTGCCCGAGGACAAGTACCGCATCGTCGACGCGCTGCAGAAGGGGGGGCACATCGTCGGCATGACCGGCGACGGCGTCAACGACGCCCCGGCGCTGCGCAAGGCCGACTGCGGCATCGCCGTCGCCGGGGCCACGGACGCGGCGCGCGCCGCCGCCGACATCGTGCTTACCCAGCCGGGTCTCGGCGTCATCGCCGAGGCCGTGCGCGAGGCCCGCACCACCTTCGGGCGGATGCGCAGCTACGCCACCTTCCGCATCGCCGAGACCATCCGCATCGTCTTCTTCGTCGCCCTCGCCATCCTCGCCTTCGACTTCTACCCCATCACGGCGCCCATGATCGTGCTCCTGGCGCTGCTCAACGACATCCCGATCCTCGCCATCGCCTACGACCGCACCCGCATGGATCCCGTGCCGGCGCGCTGGGAGACGGCGCGGCTGCTGACCGTGGCCACGGTGCTGGGGCTCACCGGGGTGGCGAGTTCGTTCCTGCTCTTCCATCTGCTGCAGGATCGGGGCCTTGCGCAGGAGACGATCCGCACCGTGCTCTTCCTGAAGCTCGTGATCTCGGGCCACATGACCCTCTACGTCACGCGCGCCGAGGGGTGGTTCTGGTCGCGCCCCTGGCCGGCACCGGTGCTGTTCTGGGCCACCCTGGGGACGGAGCTCGCAGGCACGGTGATCGCGGCCGAGGGCTGGCTCGTCGCCCCCATCGGCTGGGAGGCCGCCCTTTGGGTGTGGGCCTATGCGCTGGCCTGGTTCCTGGTCAACGACGCGGTGAAGGTGGGGGTGGTGCGGCTGCTGCGCCGCCACGCCGCCTAG